The genomic window TTTCTTATTCAGACACGCCAACTGATatgttggattaacaagctagggaATAATTGGGGCTTATGTGGACCCCTTCCCTTTAATTTAAGAAAGAGGTCTTCCTAGCTGACTTGAAACTAGATCTTCTTCCGAGTTTCGTTCTCTATGGCTTGTGAATTGCTGTACTGCCTGTTTCACTCTCTTCTAAGGGATCTCCTCCTATGGAGGTATGTAAAGTGGGTTCTATCGCATTTTCCATCTTAGGGCGAGCAATATAAGCAATTCTGGTATCAACAGATACATTGTTTGGGAAAGAAAGTGAAAACAATAGATCCAATTCTGGGTTTTGGGGATGGATTTCTCACAACCCTGAGGTGCTTGCTAATCTCTCGGACGAGTCGATGTCAATAGCAATTCTGATGAAACATCTTAAACATCTTTAGTGCCTTTTGCCTTTGAGCTCAATCGATCAGAAGAAAGGGAATATAACCTGCCCCTCATTGTccttcaatcatggtgcaatgaatATCGTAGATAGAGTGATTTCGATCTCATATAGCTAGCTTTCCTTTCAAAGTGAAACGATTTTCCTTTTACGTTGAGATATTTGAATTGGATTTTCTTTCACCACTACTATCGTAACGCACAGAAAACACTGACGTTTCCGCTCGCTTTCAACCACTGCCACTTTACCTGAGCACTGTGACGCAGTCGGTCAAGTATTGAGTTTCTGCTAGTATATCAAGGACTTATGagaactgaaaagaaaaaaacgaaaaaaggaATTCTCATAGTTCATTGAATTAAGGGAGGGCCATTCGTGGGGGGTTCGTGGAAGAGTTGGGTTCGATTCCCTTTATACGCGATGTGGCGAAAAAGACTGATTCAACGAAATATGCCATGCCAGCATTAAGATTTAAAACGTGTCGTCTACTTCCAGGAAATGTTCGGAACAGAGAACTTTCTCTAATCCAACGCCGTATTCTCCGAAGATTGAGGAACAAGAGGAGATCCATTAAAAGAAATCTTTCTCGGAGAGAAAATCGAAACAGTAACATCAAATCACAAACTACACGAAAGTTGTCTCTTTATTATGGGGATTTACCCATAAGGGAGATGCACAGAGGAAGAGAACTAACTTCATATATCCCTTTTTTACTCAATCAAGAAACAAGATCGGACGTGATTCCGGTTCGTCTCCATTTTAGTGACACTCTTCCTCAAGCAAGGCAGCCGATAAGTCATCGAAGGGTTTGTTTGAATAATGGACTGGTAACCATTACTCATTTGAAAGTTTCCCACGGTGATCTAATATCTTTTAAAGAAAATGACGCGAGAACCCGCGGTTTTGAAATAAGGAGATCTTTCTATATCGACATATCAGTTGGAAAAATCATAGGCAAATTCCTATCGGCCATATCAGTTGGAAAAAGAAGAGGCAAATTCCTACCGGCCAGAATCTGgagaagaacaaaaaaagaatGGTTCCGCTTACTCACAACTCAGAGGGGATGCCGCTTACTACTCAAATCCAAGGAATTGCAAAAGTTGCGTTCTTATATGCAAGAAGAAGACTTTGAAAGAACAAAGAAGTTTGGATCCGCAAAAGTATGCTTAGGCAGTTCCTTCGCTGAGCACAACAGAATGAAGAGGAATTTGTTTCATTTCAAATACTTCTTCTTATTGAAAAGAGGGAAGGAGAAAAACCGAAATCTTCCTACTCGAACAATAAGTCCTTTTGTAGAAAAGTCTTCTTTATATAGTAATTCGACCTATTGCTCCGGATCCCCGTTTACTAGGAAGATAagaatcaaaaggatcgaactacctACTCATTATTCGGAGGTGAATCATAGAACACTAAAAGCTGTGGTATCTTATGGACCTAACATAGGTCACATCCCTCACGACATAAGATTGAAAGATCCAAACCTTCCTCTTCGGAGCGGAAACGGACGTGGCCAAAACATATAAAAAAAGATCGGCCTAGTCGCTCATAGGGACATATCTATCCGGATAGAGGATAGTCTAGATCAATTTTGAGAAAAATCTCTCTCTATATAGATAGGTATCTCTGTGGATAGAGATAAAGATAGGGATCCCTATAAATCGAAATATATGGAAAAAGTGCACTTTTTGACTACTACTACTATTTCTTAGACTTTTTCAAGGAAACATCGTTTTTTCGATTTTGACTGAATTGGTCGGAG from Triticum aestivum cultivar Chinese Spring chromosome 3B, IWGSC CS RefSeq v2.1, whole genome shotgun sequence includes these protein-coding regions:
- the LOC123072342 gene encoding ribosomal protein S4, mitochondrial-like is translated as MPALRFKTCRLLPGNVRNRELSLIQRRILRRLRNKRRSIKRNLSRRENRNSNIKSQTTRKLSLYYGDLPIREMHRGRELTSYIPFLLNQETRSDVIPVRLHFSDTLPQARQPISHRRVCLNNGLVTITHLKVSHGDLISFKENDARTRGFEIRRSFYIDISVGKIIGKFLSAISVGKRRGKFLPARIWRRTKKEWFRLLTTQRGCRLLLKSKELQKLRSYMQEEDFERTKKFGSAKVCLGSSFAEHNRMKRNLFHFKYFFLLKRGKEKNRNLPTRTISPFVEKSSLYSNSTYCSGSPFTRKIRIKRIELPTHYSEVNHRTLKAVVSYGPNIGHIPHDIRLKDPNLPLRSGNGRGQNI